Proteins encoded by one window of Leptospira barantonii:
- a CDS encoding LL-diaminopimelate aminotransferase — translation MANINENYLKLKAGYLFPEISKRVKAYSEKNPSAKIIRLGIGDVTLPIVPSVVNAMVEASKEMGTSGGFHGYGPEQGYSFLLKSIADNDYGSLGIKIDESEIFVSDGSKCDCGNIQEIFSTDAKIAVADPVYPVYVDTNVMAGRTGEIGADGRYSNLIYMPATKENGFQPEIPKEKADIVYLCYPNNPTGTVTTKESLKAWVEYAKKNNSIILYDSAYEAFISEPGVPRSIYEVEGAKEVAIEFRSFSKTAGFTGLRCAYIVIPKELKGRTRGGEEVSINSLWSRRHTTKFNGVSYVTQKGAEACYSPQGKKEIQESIAYYMSNAAKIREGLKKAGYEVFGGVNAPYIWLKTSDNLSSWDFFDRLLDKAQVVGTPGSGFGPAGEGYFRLSAFGKKEDVEEAIARISAL, via the coding sequence ATGGCGAACATCAATGAGAATTATTTAAAATTAAAAGCGGGATATTTGTTCCCCGAAATTTCAAAACGAGTCAAGGCTTACTCCGAAAAAAATCCTTCCGCAAAAATCATTCGTTTGGGAATCGGAGACGTAACTCTTCCGATCGTTCCTTCCGTCGTAAACGCGATGGTCGAAGCTTCCAAAGAAATGGGAACCTCCGGAGGTTTTCACGGTTACGGACCGGAGCAAGGATATTCATTTTTACTAAAGTCGATCGCGGACAACGATTACGGTTCTCTCGGAATCAAAATCGACGAAAGTGAAATTTTCGTTTCCGACGGATCTAAATGCGATTGTGGTAATATTCAAGAAATCTTTTCCACCGATGCGAAGATCGCGGTCGCGGATCCGGTTTATCCGGTTTACGTCGACACGAACGTGATGGCCGGAAGAACCGGTGAAATCGGAGCGGATGGAAGATATTCCAATCTGATTTATATGCCCGCGACAAAGGAGAACGGATTTCAACCCGAGATTCCGAAAGAAAAAGCGGACATCGTTTATCTTTGTTATCCGAACAACCCGACCGGAACCGTAACTACGAAAGAATCCTTAAAGGCTTGGGTGGAATACGCGAAGAAAAACAATTCCATCATTCTTTACGATTCCGCATACGAAGCGTTTATCAGCGAACCCGGCGTTCCTCGTTCCATCTATGAGGTAGAAGGCGCGAAAGAAGTCGCGATCGAATTCCGTTCCTTCTCCAAAACCGCGGGTTTTACAGGATTACGTTGTGCTTATATAGTAATTCCGAAAGAACTCAAAGGCCGCACGCGCGGCGGAGAAGAGGTCAGCATCAATTCTCTTTGGAGCAGAAGACATACTACCAAGTTCAACGGAGTTTCCTACGTGACTCAGAAAGGCGCGGAAGCTTGTTATTCTCCTCAAGGTAAAAAGGAAATTCAAGAATCCATCGCATACTATATGTCGAATGCCGCTAAGATACGCGAGGGTTTGAAAAAAGCCGGTTACGAAGTTTTCGGCGGAGTCAACGCTCCTTATATCTGGTTGAAAACTTCCGACAATCTTTCTTCTTGGGATTTCTTCGACCGATTGTTGGACAAGGCTCAGGTGGTCGGAACTCCGGGCTCCGGGTTCGGACCTGCGGGAGAAGGTTACTTCCGTCTCAGCGCCTTCGGCAAAAAAGAAGATGTGGAAGAAGCGATCGCGAGAATCTCCGCGCTCTAA